The proteins below come from a single Serratia fonticola genomic window:
- the cbl gene encoding HTH-type transcriptional regulator Cbl, with protein MNFQQLKIIRESARCNYNLTDVANALFTSQSGVSRHIRELEEELGIEIFIRRGKRLLGMTEPGKELLVVAERILNDANNIRRLADVFSSKDAGQLHIATTHTQARYSLPGVIKEFRALYPQVRVVLNQGSPEEIAAMLACGEADIGIASERLMSEESLAAFPYYRWNHAILVPEGHELTRQPLVTLEMLSTLPLITYRQGITGRSRLDAAFKAAGLTPDIALSAQDSDVIKTYVELGLGVGILADMSFEKERDRGLVSLNAEHLFEPNTVWLGLKRGQLQRNYTWQFIQLCNPTLSLTEIKEKVFSDQLEQVIDYQI; from the coding sequence ATGAATTTTCAGCAATTAAAAATCATTCGTGAGTCAGCGCGTTGCAACTACAACCTGACTGACGTCGCGAATGCGTTATTTACCTCACAGTCTGGGGTTAGCCGTCATATTCGCGAGCTGGAAGAAGAGCTGGGGATTGAGATATTTATCCGCCGTGGCAAACGGTTATTAGGCATGACCGAACCGGGCAAAGAGCTGTTGGTGGTCGCGGAGCGTATCCTCAATGATGCCAATAATATCCGCCGTCTGGCCGATGTGTTCAGCAGTAAAGACGCGGGCCAACTGCATATTGCCACCACCCATACCCAGGCTCGCTATAGCCTACCGGGGGTGATTAAGGAGTTTCGGGCGCTGTATCCGCAGGTGCGCGTGGTGCTTAATCAGGGGAGCCCGGAGGAGATTGCCGCCATGCTGGCCTGCGGTGAAGCGGATATCGGTATCGCCAGTGAACGCCTGATGAGCGAAGAGTCGTTGGCTGCTTTTCCCTATTACCGCTGGAACCATGCGATCCTGGTTCCGGAAGGCCATGAGTTGACACGCCAACCGCTGGTCACGTTGGAGATGCTCAGTACGCTGCCGTTGATTACCTACCGCCAGGGTATCACCGGGCGCTCACGGCTGGATGCGGCATTTAAAGCTGCGGGGCTGACGCCGGATATCGCGCTAAGCGCCCAGGATTCTGACGTCATCAAAACCTATGTTGAATTGGGGCTGGGTGTGGGCATTCTGGCGGATATGTCGTTTGAAAAAGAGCGCGATCGTGGGCTGGTCAGTCTCAATGCCGAACATTTGTTTGAGCCTAATACCGTCTGGTTGGGCCTGAAACGCGGTCAGTTACAACGTAACTATACCTGGCAGTTTATCCAGCTATGTAATCCCACCTTGTCACTCACGGAAATTAAAGAGAAAGTGTTCTCCGATCAGTTGGAACAGGTTATCGATTATCAGATCTGA
- a CDS encoding siderophore-interacting protein, whose amino-acid sequence MTTETPRSRAPYLIEVARLRDITPHLRRITFSAPDLHYYPAEAAAAHIKVFLPLAGQTQPDLPTLTEKGPVWAADAVRPLIRTYSIRAVRPQQGEIDIEFALHDHSGPAVNFARQAKPGDKIGISNPGGPKPMLPEADFYCLAGDPSSLPAIAALLENLPARSEGHAFIRVDTPADVINLQKPAGVELSWIIGGTEKTADLITQFCALPLPQSGTQFWLAGEDRLVVELRRYLRRERQCERNQLYAVPYWREGLNEEGYHQKRHDIMDNIDS is encoded by the coding sequence GTGACAACCGAAACCCCACGCAGCCGCGCCCCCTATTTGATCGAAGTTGCCCGCTTACGCGACATCACGCCGCACCTGCGCCGTATCACCTTCAGCGCGCCAGACCTGCATTATTACCCGGCAGAAGCCGCCGCAGCGCATATCAAAGTGTTCTTGCCGCTCGCAGGCCAAACGCAACCAGACCTGCCCACGCTCACCGAGAAGGGCCCGGTGTGGGCCGCCGATGCCGTGCGCCCGCTAATTCGCACCTACTCTATTCGAGCCGTTCGCCCGCAACAGGGTGAGATTGATATTGAGTTTGCCCTGCACGACCACAGCGGGCCAGCGGTGAACTTTGCACGTCAGGCCAAGCCGGGGGATAAAATTGGTATCAGCAACCCTGGCGGCCCCAAGCCAATGTTGCCAGAAGCCGACTTTTACTGCCTGGCAGGCGATCCTTCATCGTTACCGGCCATCGCCGCACTGCTGGAAAACTTGCCAGCACGTAGCGAAGGCCACGCTTTTATCCGTGTCGATACCCCTGCGGACGTTATCAATCTGCAAAAACCTGCCGGTGTTGAACTCAGCTGGATCATTGGCGGCACGGAGAAAACGGCCGATCTCATCACGCAATTCTGCGCCTTGCCACTGCCGCAAAGCGGCACCCAGTTCTGGCTGGCAGGTGAGGATCGTCTGGTAGTCGAACTGCGTCGTTACCTGCGCCGGGAGCGCCAATGTGAGCGTAATCAGCTTTATGCGGTGCCTTACTGGCGTGAAGGGTTAAATGAGGAGGGTTACCACCAGAAAAGGCACGATATCATGGATAATATTGACTCCTGA
- a CDS encoding GNAT family N-acetyltransferase: MDIVFKRLSDIDRSEIIALNTNPLVLRQMPLGDSSFGDAECLEWVTGKESQWDEYGYGPWAFTVSDRFVGWGGLQYENGDADLALVLHPDHWGLGKKIYDKILAYAFNEMGLKSITILLPPTRLKIKAIFRLGFQFDGDIEYDGVHFIRYRLHAPQR; this comes from the coding sequence ATGGATATTGTGTTTAAACGCCTTAGCGATATCGATCGAAGCGAAATTATTGCCCTAAACACTAACCCATTGGTTTTACGCCAAATGCCCTTGGGTGATTCGAGTTTTGGCGATGCTGAATGTCTGGAATGGGTAACAGGCAAAGAATCCCAATGGGATGAATACGGATATGGGCCATGGGCTTTTACAGTAAGCGACAGGTTTGTCGGTTGGGGAGGCTTACAGTACGAAAACGGAGATGCTGACTTGGCTTTAGTGCTCCACCCTGACCATTGGGGGCTCGGAAAAAAAATCTATGACAAAATTTTAGCTTATGCTTTCAATGAGATGGGGCTCAAGTCAATCACAATCCTGCTGCCCCCAACACGTTTGAAAATTAAAGCGATATTTCGGCTGGGATTTCAGTTTGATGGTGACATTGAATATGACGGCGTTCATTTTATTCGCTATCGATTACACGCCCCTCAACGGTAA
- the chaA gene encoding sodium-potassium/proton antiporter ChaA: MKSHNDPGRSKSRHTEYSLIFPIAALVVLNLWSGTSSFPLIVAINIIALVGILSSAFSVVRHADVLAHRLGEPYGSLILSLSVVILEVSLISALMATGDAAPALMRDTLYSIIMIVTAGLVGVALLLGGRKFATQYVNLGGIKQYLMAILPLAVIVLVLPSALPGGNFSVGQSLLVAAISAAMYGVFLLIQTKTHQSLFVYEHEDDDGDPHHGKPSSHSSLWHASWLIVHLVAVIAVTKFNANPLEGLLTKLNAPTQFTGFLVALLILSPEGLGALRAVLNNQVQRAMNLFFGSVLATISLTVPAVTIIATLTGQTLIFGLQAPHMVVMLTVLILCHISFSTGRTNVLNGTAHLALFAAYMMTIFA, encoded by the coding sequence ATGAAGTCGCACAACGATCCTGGCCGATCCAAATCTCGCCACACAGAGTATTCCCTGATTTTCCCTATCGCCGCGCTGGTTGTGCTCAACTTATGGAGCGGTACCAGCAGTTTCCCACTGATTGTGGCCATCAACATTATTGCCCTGGTCGGTATCCTCAGCAGTGCTTTCAGCGTGGTACGCCATGCCGACGTACTGGCCCACCGCCTGGGTGAACCCTACGGCTCGCTGATCCTCAGCCTGTCGGTAGTGATCCTGGAAGTGAGCCTGATTTCAGCACTGATGGCAACCGGCGACGCGGCCCCGGCCCTGATGCGTGACACACTGTATTCAATTATCATGATTGTGACTGCCGGACTGGTTGGGGTTGCCCTGCTGCTCGGCGGGCGCAAGTTTGCTACCCAGTACGTTAACCTTGGCGGTATCAAACAGTACCTGATGGCGATCCTCCCACTGGCGGTGATCGTGCTGGTGTTGCCAAGCGCCTTGCCGGGGGGCAACTTCAGCGTGGGCCAGTCACTGCTGGTTGCGGCCATCTCAGCGGCAATGTACGGCGTGTTCCTGCTGATCCAGACCAAAACCCACCAGAGTCTGTTTGTTTATGAACACGAAGATGACGATGGCGACCCGCACCACGGTAAACCCTCGTCCCACAGCAGCCTGTGGCATGCCTCTTGGTTGATCGTGCATCTGGTCGCGGTAATTGCCGTAACCAAATTCAACGCCAACCCGCTTGAAGGCTTGCTCACCAAGCTGAACGCACCAACGCAGTTCACCGGTTTCCTGGTTGCGTTGCTGATCCTGTCCCCAGAAGGATTGGGTGCTCTGCGCGCGGTGTTGAACAATCAGGTGCAGCGCGCCATGAACCTGTTCTTCGGCTCGGTGCTGGCGACCATTTCACTGACGGTGCCAGCGGTAACGATTATTGCCACCCTGACGGGCCAGACGCTAATCTTCGGCCTGCAGGCACCGCATATGGTAGTGATGCTGACGGTGTTGATATTGTGCCATATCTCGTTCTCTACCGGCAGAACCAACGTGCTGAACGGCACCGCGCACCTGGCGCTGTTTGCCGCTTATATGATGACGATATTTGCCTGA
- a CDS encoding gamma-glutamylcyclotransferase, with product MLTRDFLQKADCKTAFGTIEESLLLTPEQRSASLTCTLSRRPDNSPVWVFGYGSLMWNPVFESEEVRPATLQGWHRAFCLRLTAGRGTLHQPGRMLALQEGGQTTGLAFRLPEDKLREELELLWKREMITGCYLPTWCDLTLDDGSVVTALVFVMNPQHPLFEADTSHQVIAPLIASASGPLGTNAQYLFALDNELKSHGMKDDCIGDLVGYVRQWLQQNTSGPIGGEATA from the coding sequence GTGTTAACTCGAGATTTTCTGCAAAAAGCAGACTGCAAAACGGCATTCGGCACGATCGAAGAGTCGCTGTTGCTGACACCGGAACAGCGCTCGGCCTCACTGACATGTACACTCTCCAGACGGCCGGATAATAGCCCGGTATGGGTTTTTGGCTATGGTTCACTGATGTGGAACCCGGTATTTGAATCCGAAGAGGTGCGCCCGGCGACGCTGCAAGGCTGGCATCGGGCATTTTGCCTGCGTTTGACCGCCGGACGGGGCACGCTGCATCAGCCAGGGCGCATGCTGGCTCTGCAGGAAGGGGGGCAAACCACCGGTCTGGCCTTCCGCCTGCCGGAAGATAAACTGCGTGAAGAGCTGGAACTACTGTGGAAGCGTGAGATGATCACCGGTTGCTATCTGCCAACCTGGTGTGACCTGACACTGGACGACGGCAGCGTCGTTACCGCCTTGGTGTTTGTGATGAACCCGCAGCATCCGCTATTTGAAGCGGATACCAGCCATCAGGTGATCGCTCCGTTGATCGCCAGCGCCAGCGGCCCGTTGGGCACCAATGCGCAGTATCTGTTTGCCTTGGACAACGAGCTGAAAAGTCACGGCATGAAGGATGACTGCATTGGCGATCTGGTCGGCTATGTCCGTCAGTGGCTGCAACAAAATACCTCAGGGCCAATAGGTGGCGAAGCCACGGCCTAA
- a CDS encoding tyrosine-protein phosphatase, producing MDDIQRWRSSVGKTWLLGAMLLVGSFTASVNATTPENYHQVSPELYRSSQPSAAQMQTLEQQGIKTVLSLRQWHDDDSEARGTDLLLRRVAINAAVINDDIVVAALREIRFALKPVLVHCWHGSDRTGLVVAMYRLVFENADKPAVLAELRKPEHGYHEKYYAGIARYIGDVDVSKIRQRVFADNFTKGK from the coding sequence ATGGACGATATTCAGCGCTGGCGGTCCAGCGTAGGGAAAACGTGGTTACTGGGGGCGATGCTGCTGGTGGGGAGTTTTACTGCCTCGGTAAATGCAACGACCCCAGAGAACTACCATCAGGTCTCGCCAGAACTCTACCGCTCCTCTCAGCCATCCGCTGCCCAGATGCAAACGCTCGAGCAGCAGGGCATTAAAACCGTACTCAGTTTACGCCAGTGGCATGACGACGACAGCGAAGCCAGAGGCACAGACCTGCTTCTGCGCCGGGTGGCGATCAACGCCGCCGTAATTAATGATGACATCGTGGTTGCAGCACTCAGAGAAATTCGTTTTGCCCTGAAACCGGTGTTGGTTCACTGCTGGCACGGCAGCGATCGTACCGGGCTAGTGGTGGCAATGTATCGCCTGGTGTTTGAAAATGCGGATAAGCCTGCGGTGCTGGCCGAATTGAGAAAGCCGGAGCATGGCTATCATGAAAAATATTATGCCGGGATTGCGCGCTATATTGGTGATGTCGATGTCAGCAAGATACGGCAGCGGGTTTTTGCCGATAACTTCACCAAGGGGAAGTGA
- the lpxO gene encoding lipid A hydroxylase LpxO → MKYIILILLVLCVIYIHFRGRVRYPFWRQLSDHSTFTAPLNVFMYLFSRVPTTPYLQPEQFPDLIILRDNWQTIREEGQQLMEIQQIKASDKFNDAGFNSFFKTGWKRFYLKWYEDNHPSAMALCPQTTALLRSLPSVKAAMFAELPHGSRLPRHRDPYAGSLRYHLGLITPNDDRCFIEVDGERYSWRDGEGVMFDETYLHYAENQSGENRLILFCDIERPMRYRWAQAVNHWLGRNLMSAATAPNEEGDRTGGVNRLFKYIYAVRKVGKRLKAWNKTGYYIIKWLLFGGIAALIFFAL, encoded by the coding sequence ATGAAATATATCATTCTGATTTTATTGGTTTTGTGCGTTATTTACATTCATTTTCGTGGCCGTGTTCGCTATCCTTTTTGGCGTCAGCTTTCCGACCATTCCACCTTTACCGCGCCGCTGAACGTGTTTATGTACCTGTTCTCACGGGTGCCGACCACGCCTTACCTGCAACCGGAGCAGTTCCCCGATCTCATTATCCTGCGTGACAACTGGCAGACCATTCGTGAAGAAGGGCAGCAACTGATGGAGATCCAGCAAATCAAGGCGTCGGATAAATTTAACGACGCCGGATTCAACTCCTTCTTCAAAACCGGCTGGAAGCGCTTTTACCTGAAGTGGTATGAGGATAACCATCCTTCGGCAATGGCGTTATGCCCACAAACCACAGCGCTGTTACGCAGCCTGCCTTCGGTGAAGGCCGCGATGTTTGCCGAATTACCCCATGGCAGCCGCTTGCCACGCCACCGTGACCCTTATGCCGGTTCGTTGCGCTATCACTTGGGGTTGATCACCCCGAATGACGACCGCTGCTTTATCGAAGTGGATGGCGAACGTTACAGCTGGCGTGACGGCGAAGGGGTAATGTTTGATGAAACCTATCTGCACTATGCCGAAAACCAGAGCGGGGAAAACCGCCTGATCCTGTTTTGCGACATCGAGCGGCCGATGCGTTACCGTTGGGCGCAGGCGGTGAATCACTGGTTGGGGCGTAATTTGATGAGTGCTGCGACAGCACCGAATGAAGAGGGCGATCGTACCGGCGGCGTCAATCGGCTGTTCAAATATATCTATGCCGTGCGTAAGGTTGGCAAGCGATTAAAAGCCTGGAACAAGACGGGGTACTACATTATCAAATGGCTGCTGTTTGGCGGGATTGCTGCACTGATTTTCTTTGCACTATAA
- the phoH gene encoding phosphate starvation-inducible protein PhoH: MGRQKAVIKARREAKRVIRRDARSHRQREEESVTSLVQMGGVESIGMARDSRDTSTIEARTEAQGHYLSAIENKLLIFATGEAGCGKTFISAAKAAEALIHKEVDRIIVTRPVLQADEDLGFLPGDISEKFAPYFRPVYDILLRRLGSSFLQYCLRPEIGKVEIAPFAYMRGRTFENAVVILDEAQNVTASQMKMFLTRLGENVTVIVNGDITQCDLPRGVKSGLSDALERFEEDEMVGIIRFDKQDCVRSALCQRTLNAYD; encoded by the coding sequence AAAGCAGTGATCAAAGCACGTCGTGAAGCCAAACGCGTCATTCGTCGTGACGCTCGTAGTCATCGCCAGCGTGAAGAAGAAAGCGTGACCTCGCTGGTACAAATGGGTGGTGTGGAATCTATCGGCATGGCTCGTGACAGCCGGGATACTTCTACCATCGAGGCTAGAACCGAAGCTCAAGGTCATTACTTATCAGCCATAGAAAACAAGCTGTTGATATTTGCTACTGGTGAAGCTGGGTGCGGTAAAACCTTCATCAGTGCTGCCAAGGCAGCTGAAGCCCTGATACATAAAGAGGTGGATCGGATTATCGTCACTCGTCCGGTTTTGCAGGCGGATGAAGATCTCGGCTTTTTGCCGGGGGATATCTCTGAGAAGTTCGCCCCTTATTTCCGGCCGGTGTATGACATTCTGCTACGCCGTTTAGGATCGTCGTTCTTGCAATACTGCCTGCGCCCGGAAATTGGCAAGGTAGAGATCGCGCCTTTCGCCTATATGCGCGGGCGTACCTTCGAAAATGCGGTAGTCATCCTGGACGAGGCCCAGAACGTGACGGCCAGCCAGATGAAGATGTTTTTGACCCGTCTGGGCGAGAACGTCACGGTGATCGTTAACGGCGATATTACCCAGTGCGATTTGCCACGCGGCGTGAAATCCGGCCTTAGCGACGCGCTGGAGCGCTTCGAAGAGGACGAGATGGTCGGTATCATTCGTTTCGACAAACAGGACTGTGTGCGCTCGGCTTTGTGCCAACGCACGCTTAATGCTTACGATTAA